One Dictyostelium discoideum AX4 chromosome 3 chromosome, whole genome shotgun sequence genomic region harbors:
- the fol1 gene encoding dihydro-6-hydroxymethylpterin pyrophosphokinase (Similar to HPPK~Similar to DHPS~Similar to DHNA) produces MDKIIIKDLLIQAVIGVNPGERIIKQNIIISVTAYKDLSKCGSSDNVIDTVSYSSLSKSICSYSESSHHYTLEALATGVAKICCLGFGIERVKVLVQKPGAIKLAKWPGVQIERTLDYFKSNSFVEIPSKLINNNKNSNNSNAGNNIVYLAFGSNLGDKFQNILNSFKRLEKQCFIQSTSFMYESSPQYYREQDSFYNCACKVSTDLKPHDLLKFIKQIENDMGRVETFRNGPRVIDIDIIYYNGLIIKTDDLEIPHPLMWERDFVLLPLSDIAPNFIHPTLHITTNRMKLNLPNGGNIHNIPPPPTATTTCNNIIEKVIRIGNLNYNWNDKTFIMGILNVTPDSFVDGGKFNTLEKSIQQATALIEQGADIIDIGGQSTYPGAQQISIEEEINRVVPTIKKIREVLGNDIPLSIDTLHHQVAKEAILAGCNIINDVSGEFRVPIILNHSQPTTQYLQQKQNEQYLNNSNDSNSNSSINTNGEDNNNNNNNNNNNNNNNNNNNNNNNNNDDNDNDNRSKIKQKIDLSSPKIETCTKLGLFRWQIILDPGLGFYKTYEQSIEILQRGKELMGLGFPVLIGPSRKGFIANTIANAEKDKSLPPPSPKSERRLWGTIACCCIGSMWGANIIRIHDIPEIRDAMLISDSVNKPQRRYQIQK; encoded by the exons atggataaaattataataaaagatCTTTTAATTCAAGCAGTTATTGGTGTTAATCCAGGTGAAagaataattaaacaaaatattataatttcagTTACAGCATATaaagatttatcaaaatGTGGATCATCAGATAATGTAATTGATACAGTTTCTTATAGTTCCTTATCGAAATCAATTTGTTCCTATTCAGAATCATCACATCATTATACATTAGAAGCATTAGCAACTGGTGTGGCAAAAATTTGTTGTTTAGGATTTGGTATTGAACGTGTTAAAGTTTTGGTACAAAAACCAGGTGCAATTAAATTAGCTAAATGGCCAGGTGTTCAAATTGAAAGAACTttagattattttaaatcaaattcatttgttgaaataccttcaaaattaattaataataataagaatagtaataatagtaatgctGGTAATAATATAGTTTATTTAGCATTTGGTTCAAATCTAGGtgataaatttcaaaatattttaaatagttttaaaagattAGAAAAACAATGTTTTATACAATCAACTTCATTCATGTATGAAAGTTCACCACAATATTATAGAGAACAAGATTCATTCTATAATTGTGCTTGTAAAGTTAGTACAGATTTAAAACCACACGATCTATTGAAATTcattaaacaaattgaaaatgatatgGGTAGAGTTGAAACATTTAGAAATGGTCCACGTGTAATCGATATCGATATCATCTATTATAATGGTTTAATCATCAAAACCGATGATTTAGAAATACCACATCCATTAATGTGGGAAAGAGATTTCGTATTACTTCCACTCTCTGACATTGCTCCAAATTTCATTCATCCAACATTACATATAACAACAAACagaatgaaattaaatttaccaaatgGTGGTAACATTCATAacataccaccaccaccaactgcaacaacaacatgtaataatataattgaaaaagttattagaattggaaatttaaattataattggaatgataaaacatttataATGGGTATTTTAAATGTTACTCCAGATAGTTTTGTTGATGGTGGTAAATTTAATACTCTTGAGAAATCAATTCAACAAGCTACTGCCTTAATTGAACAAGGTGCTGATATCATCGATATTGGTGGTCAATCAACTTATCCAGGTGCTCAACAAATTTCAATAGAAGAAGAGATCAATCGTGTTGTGCCAACCATTAAAAAGATTAGAGAAGTATTGGGTAATGATATTCCACTTTCAATTGATACACTTCATCATCAAGTTGCAAAGGAAGCAATATTAGCAGGTTGTAATATCATCAATGATGTTAGTGGTG AATTTAGAGTaccaattatattaaatcattCACAACCAACAACTCAATAtttacaacaaaaacaaaatgaacaatatttaaataatagtaatgatagtaatagtaatagtagtataaatacaaatggtgaagataataataataataataataataataataataataataataataataataataataataataataataataataatgatgataatgataacgATAATAgatcaaaaattaaacaaaaaattgatttatcaagTCCAAA aaTTGAAACTTGTACAAAGTTAGGTTTATTTAGATGGCAAATTATTTTGGATCCAGGTTTAGGATTTTATAAAACTTATgaacaatcaattgaaattttacaaAGAGGTAAAGAATTGATGGGTTTAGGATTTCCAGTATTAATTGGTCCTTCAAGAAAAGGTTTTATCGCAAATACAATTGCAAATGCTGAAAAGGATAAATccttaccaccaccatctcCAAAGAGTGAAAGAAGATTATGGGGTACAAtagcttgttgttgtattggTTCAATGTGGGGTGCAAATATAATTAGAATTCATGATATTCCTGAAATTAGAGATGCAATGTTAATTTCTGATTCAGTTAATAAACCACAACGTcgttatcaaattcaaaaataa
- the copB2 gene encoding WD40 repeat-containing protein (Similar to beta prime) encodes MPLRLDIKKKLSTRSDRVKSVDIHPTEPWILASLYDGNVYIWNYETQNMVKSFEVSPNNPVRTARFIAKKQWIVTGSDDTYIRVYNYNTMEKIKSFEAHADYIRCIIVHPTLPYILSSSDDMFIKLWDYEKGWSNTQVFEGHSHYVMSIAWNPKDTNQFATASLDKTVKVWSINSPHPHFTLEGHEKGINSVEYFSGGEKPYLISGADDKLVKIWDYQSKTCVQTLEGHSNNVSVVCYHPELPLILSGSEDGTVKLWHSSTYRLERTLNYGMGFVWSMNFLRGSNFIGLGYDDGTVVLKIGKNKPPVSMDQGGKVIYAKHNEIRISNISSTLEQEVQDGEKLSLQSKDLGNCEVFPQSLQHNSNGRFVSVCGDGEFIIYTALAWRNKSFGNALEFVWAEDSGQYAVRESTSRIKIFKNFKETHSFKPSFSAEGIFGGSLLGVKSNDTLCFYSWDSADIIRRIEKTSPKNIFWSENGDYLAIVTDKSTFILRYYKDTVQKYIESGQPIGELGIENAFDVVHEIEDTIGTGLWVGDCFIYINRSSKLNYCVGTEVVTISHLEKHMYLLKYLPQSGRLYLSDKNLNIVSYKLHISVISYQTSILRGDLEGAERILPKIPQDQRNSIAHFLESQGYKEKALEVSTDLDHRFELAIQLENLDVAHEIALKSDSETKFKHLGDLALSIGEIKLAENCLKKAEDLPGLLLLYTSTGDIEGMKMLAKLSEEKGQTNISFICNLLLPNSLLNCLNTLCASGDYSEAAFMARTYLPSMVPDMVEKWKESLKSTSSKASDALSNPIDFPNLFPQYDLSIKAEKYFESLRSQPKSSFDYLKNATAQSLSKKQRNLLEEIESVSQQDYDKVLSQLQHFSLHSGISDITTTTTNTNNNTNNTNNNNTASLLDDLDFTSTTTTTTTTTNTNTTQKVASPLSSPSPIRKNDSIASPQKQQQQQQDINITAPPLIDPSPVDHDLVLEPTPIINTVSPTKTSPTADLSFLDNIPVDHDEEDEF; translated from the exons atgccTTTACGTTTAGATATTAAg aaaaaattatcaacaagATCAGATAGAGTTAAATCTGTTGATATTCACCCAACAGAACCATGGATTTTAGCAAGTTTATATGATGGTAATGTTTATATTTGGAATTATGAAACTCAA aatatggtaaaatcatttgaagtTTCACCAAATAATCCAGTTAGAACAGCAAGATTCATTGCAAAGAAACAATGGATAGTTACAGGTAGTGATGATACATATATTAgagtttataattataatacaatggaaaagataaaatcatttgaagCACATGCCGATTATATTAGATGTATTATAGTTCATCCAACATTACCATatatattatcatcatcggATGATATGTTTATAAAGTTATGGGATTATGAAAAGGGATGGAGTAACACTCAAGTCTTTGAAGGACATTCACATTACGTCATGTCGATTGCATGGAATCCAAAGGATACCAATCAATTTGCAACCGCATCATTGGATAAAACTGTGAAAGTGTGGAGTATAAACTCACCACATCCTCACTTTACATTGGAGGGACACGAAAAGGGTATCAACAGTGTCGAGTATTTCTCTGGCGGTGAAAAGCCATACTTGATAAGCGGTGCCGACGATAAGCTAGTGAAAATTTGGGATTACCAATCAAAGACTTGCGTCCAGACATTGGAGGGCCACTCAAACAACGTCTCGGTGGTGTGCTACCACCCCGAGCTCCCCTTGATCCTCAGCGGCAGTGAAGATGGCACCGTGAAGCTCTGGCACTCCAGCACCTACCGTTTGGAGAGGACACTCAACTATGGCATGGGTTTCGTTTGGTCAATGAACTTTTTACGTGGCTCCAACTTCATTGGGTTGGGCTACGATGACGGTACAGTGGTGTTGAAGATTGGTAAGAACAAACCACCCGTTTCAATGGACCAAGGTGGTAAGGTAATCTACGCAAAACACAATGAGATTAGAATCTCAAACATCTCCTCCACATTGGAGCAAGAGGTACAAGATGGTGAAAAGTTGTCACTCCAATCCAAAGATCTTGGCAATTGCGAAGTGTTCCCTCAAAGTTTACAACACAACTCCAATGGTAGATTCGTTAGTGTCTgtggtgatggtgaattCATCATTTACACCGCGCTAGCTTGGagaaataaatcatttggtAATGCATTGGAATTTGTTTGGGCAGAAGATTCAGGTCAATACGCTGTACGTGAATCTACATCTCgtattaaaatctttaaaaactttaaagaAACTCATAGTTTTAAACCATCTTTCTCTGCTGAAGGTATCTTTGGTGGTTCTTTACTTGGtgtaaaatcaaatgatacaCTTTGTTTCTATAGTTGGGATTCTGCTGATATTATTCGTAGAATTGAAAAAACTTCACCAAAAAAt ATCTTTTGGTCAGAAAATGGTGATTATTTAGCAATTGTCACAGATAAATCAACATTCATTCTTAGATATTATAAAGATACAGTtcaaaaatatattgaaagTGGTCAACCAATTGGTGAATTAGGTATTGAGAATGCTTTTGATGTTGTACATGAAATTGAAGATACCATTGGTACTGGTCTTTGGGTTGGTGATTGTTTCATCTATATAAATAGAAGTAGTAAATTAAACTATTGTGTTGGTACTGAAGTTGTTACAATTTCACATTTAGAGAAACATATGTATTTACTTAAATATTTACCACAAAGTGGTCGTTTATATTTATCTGATAAG aatttaaatattgtttcATATAAATTACATATTTCAGTTATTAGCTATCAAACATCAATTTTAAGAGGTGATTTAGAAGGTGCAGAAAGAATTTTACCAAAGATACCACAAGATCAAAGAAATAGTATTGCACACTTTTTGGAATCTCAAGGTTATAAAGAGAAAGCATTAGAGGTTTCAACTGATCTTGATCATAGATTCGAATTAGCAATTCAATTAGAAAATCTTGATGTTGCTCATGAAATCGCCTTAAAATCTGATTCTGAAACtaaatttaaacatttaGGTGACTTAGctttatcaattggtgaa attaaatTAGCAGAAAATTGTTTAAAGAAAGCAGAAGATTTACCAggattattgttattatataCTTCTACAGGTGATATTGAGGGTATGAAAATGTTGGCAAAATTGTCAGAAGAAAAAGGTCAAACtaatattagttttatttgtaatcttttattaccaaattcattattgAATTGTTTGAATACATTATGTGCAAGTGGTGATTACTCAGAGGCAGCCTTTATGGCACGTACCTATTTACCATCGATGGTACCTGATATGGTTGAGAAATGGAAAGAGAGTTTAAAGAGTACAAGCTCAAAAGCATCCGATGCACTTTCAAATCCAATCGATTTCCCAAATTTATTCCCACAAtatgatttatcaattaaagcAGAGAAATATTTCGAATCATTAAGATCTCAACCAAAATCAtcttttgattatttaaaaaatgctACTGcacaatcattatcaaagaaACAAAGAAACCTTTTAGAAGAGATTGAATCTGTTTCTCAACAAGATTATGATAAAGTTTTATCACAATTACAACATTTTAGTTTACATTCTGGTATTTCTGatataacaacaacaacaaccaatacaaataataatacaaataatacaaataataataatacagcaTCACTTTTAGATGATCTAGATTTTActtcaaccaccaccactactacaaccactacaaatacaaatactaCTCAAAAAGTTGCATCACCActttcatcaccatcaccaattaGAAAGAATGATTCAATTGCTTCTccacaaaaacaacaacaacaacaacaagatatTAATATAACTGCACCACCACTCATTGATCCAAGTCCAGTTGATCATGATTTAGTTTTAGAACCAACtccaattattaatactgTATCACCAACTAAAACTTCTCCAACTGCCGATCTCTCATTTTTAGATAATATACCAGTCGATCAtgatgaagaggatgaattttaa
- the ileS gene encoding isoleucine-tRNA ligase → MEEVPQKIDFAGEESKILKYWDDIKAFETSVKMSEGKPEYSFYDGPPFATGLPHYGHILAGTIKDTITRYAHQTGHHVERRFGWDCHGLPIEFEIDKLHGVRTKEDVLKMGIPTYNQHCRSIVMKYSHEWEIVVNRMGRWIDMKNNYKTMDTPFMESVWWVFQELFKKDLVYQGFKVMPYSIGCTTPLSNFEASSNYKDVSDPACVVSFQTLDDEKVSILAWTTTPWTLPSNLALTVNPKMEYIKINDIKRNQIFILGKNRTSILYKSDKEYTVLETMKGTDLIGKKYVPMFPYFASDANMGGFVVIGGDFVTDDSGTGIVHTAPAYGEDDFNVCIANGVISRDQFKRPILNSVDANGCFTSDVTDFAGMMVKDAETTKQISIYLKNKGRMVNSANLVHSYPYCWRSDTPLIYKAVGSWFVRVESIRDKLLANNDKTYWVPDFVKEKRFANWLKNATDWAVSRNRYWGTPIPLWISEDGEEVVVIGSIDELERLSGVRVTDLHRESIDHITIPSQKGKGTLRRIEDVFDCWFESGSMPYAQQHYPFENKDKFEKIFPAHFIAEGLDQTRGWFYTLLVLSTALFDKPPFQNLIVNGLVLAADGKKMSKRLKNYPDPMEVVSKVGADSLRLYLINSPVVRAETLKFQEKGVQDMIKDVFLPWFNAYRFFVQNCLRFEKATNTTFQPDIKVALASENVMDKWILASCQSLIAFVRAEMAAYRLYTVVPKLVRFIEDLTNWFVRLNRKRLKGSNGDADCLAALNILYEVLMTICIAMGPFTPFFTEYMYQNLKKALPKEKQMDSVHYVMFPEPIQEAFNTRIEEAISRMQVVIELGRAARDRRTKPIKFPLKEFMVITENQQYLADLESLKSYILEELNIQNIVLTSDEGSFVVVTAEADNKRLGARLKNDFKKISPLISKLTNEQLREFQKTQTIDILGHELTSEDLKIIRKYNGETTNSEPSGNEEILTVLDLTVDSALYEKGLARELINRVQRLRKKSGLTFDDPVSMFYHTKEAELKTAIENNNDYIKETILFNLQFSETTSPSNSFATEIVSIVKDNDAEIYFLKN, encoded by the exons atggaAGAAg ttccacaaaaaattgattttgcaGGAGAagaatcaaaaattttaaaatattgggATGATATTAAAGCATTTGAAACCTCAGTAAAAATGAGTGAAGGTAAACCAGAGTATTCATTTTATGATGGACCACCATTTGCAACAGGTTTACCACATTATGGACATATTTTAGCAGGTACAATTAAAGATACAATCACACGTTATGCTCATCAAACTGGACATCATGTTGAAAGACGTTTTGGATGGGATTGTCATGGTTTACCAATTGagtttgaaattgataaacttCATGGCGTTAGAACCAAGGAGGATGTATTAAAGATGGGTATTCCAACATATAATCAACATTGTCGTTCAATCGTTATGAAATATTCACATGAGTGGGAGATCGTAGTCAATCGTATGGGTCGTTGGATCGATatgaaaaacaattacaaaactATGGACACACCATTTATGGAGAGTGTTTGGTGGGTTTTCCAAGAACTCTTTAAGAAGGATTTGGTGTACCAAGGTTTCAAAGTTATGCCATACTCAATTGGCTGCACAACACCATTATCAAACTTTGAAGCATCATCAAACTACAAGGATGTAAGTGATCCAGCATGTGTTGTTTCATTCCAAACTCTTGATGATGAGAAAGTTTCAATCTTGGCATGGACCACCACCCCATGGACCCTTCCATCCAATTTAGCATTGACTGTGAATCCAAAGATGGAATACATAAAGATCAATGATATCAAACGTAATCAAATCTTTATCCTTGGTAAAAATCGTACTTCAATCCTCTACAAATCAGATAAGGAATATACAGTTTTAGAAACAATGAAAGGCACAgatttaattggtaaaaaGTATGTACCAATGTTCCCATACTTTGCAAGTGATGCCAATATGGGTGGTTTCGTTGTTATTGGTGGTGATTTCGTTACCGATGATTCTGGTACCGGTATCGTTCATACTGCACCAGCCTATGGTGAGGACGATTTCAATGTTTGTATTGCCAATGGTGTCATCTCTAGAGATCAATTCAAACGTCCAATTCTTAACTCTGTCGATGCCAATGGTTGTTTCACAAGTGATGTAACCGATTTCGCTGGTATGATGGTAAAAGACGCTGAAACCACCAAACAAATTAGCATTTATCTCAAAAATAAAGGTCGTATGGTAAATAGTGCAAATCTTGTCCATAGTTATCCATATTGTTGGCGTTCAGATACACCATTGATCTACAAAGCAGTCGGTAGTTGGTTCGTTAGAGTCGAATCAATTcgtgataaattattagcaAACAATGATAAAACCTATTGGGTACCAGATTTTGTCAAAGAGAAAAGATTTGCAAATTGGTTAAAGAATGCAACAGATTGGGCTGTCAGTAGAAATCGTTATTGGGGTACCCCAATCCCATTATGGATTAGTGAAGATGGTGAAGAAGTTGTTGTCATTGGCAGTATCGACGAATTAGAACGTCTCTCTGGTGTTCGTGTAACTGATCTTCATCGTGAATCAATCGATCATATTACAATTCCATCACAAAAAGGTAAAGGTACACTCCGTCGTATTGAAGATGTTTTCGATTGTTGGTTTGAATCTGGTTCTATGCCATACGCTCAACAACATTATCCATTTGAAAATAaggataaatttgaaaagatCTTCCCAGCTCACTTTATCGCCGAAGGTCTTGATCAAACTAGAGGTTGGTTCTATACACTATTGGTTTTATCAACTGCTCTCTTTGATAAACCACCTTTCCAAAATCTCATTGTTAATGGTTTGGTTTTAGCTGCTGATGGTAAGAAAATGTCAAAGAGATTAAAGAATTATCCAGATCCAATGGAAGTCGTATCAAAGGTTGGTGCTGATTCTCTTCGTCTCTACCTTATCAATTCACCAGTTGTTAGAGCTGAAACTTTGAAATTCCAAGAGAAAGGTGTTCAAGATATGATCAAAGATGTTTTCTTACCATGGTTTAACGCCTATCGTTTCTTTGTTCAAAATTGTCTTCGTTTTGAAAAAGCTACCAACACCACTTTCCAACCAGATATTAAGGTTGCTCTTGCCTCTGAAAATGTTATGGACAAATGGATTCTTGCCTCTTGCCAATCACTCATTGCATTTGTACGTGCAGAAATGGCCGCCTATCGTTTATACACTGTCGTACCAAAATTGGTTCGTTTCATTGAAGATCTTACCAATTGGTTCGTTCGTTTAAATCGTAAGCGTTTAAAGGGTTCAAATGGTGATGCCGATTGTCTTGCCGCTCTCAATATCCTCTATGAGGTTTTAATGACCATTTGTATTGCTATGGGTCCATTCACTCCATTCTTTACAGAGTACATGTACCAAAATCTTAAGAAAGCATTACCAAAGGAGAAACAAATGGATTCAGTTCACTATGTTATGTTCCCTGAACCAATTCAAGAAGCTTTCAACACTAGAATTGAAGAAGCCATTTCACGTATGCAAGTTGTCATCGAATTGGGTCGTGCCGCTAGAGATCGTCGTACCAAACCAATTAAATTCCCACTCAAAGAATTTATGGTCATCACTGAGAATCAACAATATCTCGCCGATTTAGAATCACTCAAATCTTATATCCTCGAGGAATTAAATATCCAAAATATCGTTCTCACAAGTGATGAAGGTTCATTCGTTGTTGTCACTGCTGAAGCCGATAACAAACGTTTAGGTGCCCGTTTAAAGAATGACTTTAAGAAGATCTCACCATTAATCTCTAAACTCACCAATGAACAACTTCGTGAATTCCAAAAAACTCAAACCATCGATATTCTTGGTCATGAACTCACCTCTGAAGATCTTAAAATCATCCGTAAATATAATGGTGAAACTACAAACTCTGAACCTTCAGGTAATGAAGAAATCTTAACAGTTTTAGATCTTACTGTCGATAGTGCACTCTATGAAAAAGGTTTGGCTCGTGAATTAATCAATCGTGTTCAAAGACTTAGAAAGAAGAGTGGTCTCACCTTTGATGATCCAGTATCAATGTTTTATCATACTAAAGAAGCTGAATTAAAAACTgccattgaaaataataacgATTACATTAAAGAAACCATTTTATTCAATCTTCAATTCTCTGAAACTACTTCACCATCAAATTCATTTGCAACTGAAATTGTCTCAATTGTTAAAGATAATGATGCTGAAATTTATTtccttaaaaattaa
- the fslO gene encoding frizzled and smoothened-like protein, with protein MKKLNYLLIVSFIFILNLLISKSQVLIDVTAKCELIDSLSPCKDNLNYTHIYLPTGYTQAAISAQITPLFQQASILPTDCQSNLKNLLCISSYMECNENIPNISPSFPLPSYPCNKYCEKVKDVCSAYMAILGPYVNCSAVQNGNEFFPHTGTDYDLTAYGGSANEEIQCSGPNLASNSTSAPIKFCPSPLIWVDSDTINNKRAYQETTPNCVLPCPTNVYTEKEYKTKFYSEAILFSFSTACSFYLIFTFGVFPNKYTNRNWIIVYLGITAICLAISYAVQEARYGGGDWRCTSDPGRYKSSEDGTCILGGFFFQIGGLGTILFLSLYSFDMFLTMNMMTNKYFIQTSVGMWALIIFYALLPIKHYESSIASAGCWLSNEDNMFWQYFCFYVPSYVATFFLGVFIITSIYKVFKMTVMFKSIKDKRILLLNIRSIIFLIAIMFCVSFSTMYPLYVTYNGDDFSKSVEVYVTCLYANIPNGNEVCPQIVFPQFSLRYMNAITMAIIGIVGLIGLGIDPHILQIYRESIRFKFLLGLVGIQWGTNSPQPLKQGSTTDSSSGSGSGNGSNSGNNRENRKSQRKSRGVSIGMKKINLSASSESSNNLLNQSTPGNLNINESISSIDTSNNNNNNNNNNNNNNNNNNNNNNNNNNNNNNNNNNNNNNNNNNNNNNNYSNNNNNNNNNNNNIERINSDNV; from the exons atgaaaaaattaaattatttgttgattgtttcatttattttcattttaaatcttttgatttcaaaatcacaagttttaattgatgttACAGCAAAATGTGAATTAATCGATTCTTTATCACCATgtaaagataatttaaattacacTCACATTTATTTACCTACAGGGTATACACAAGCAGCAATTTCTGCCCAAATTACACCATTATTCCAACAAGCTTCAATATTACCCACAGATTgtcaatcaaatttaaaaaatcttctTTGCATTTCA tcATATATGGAatgtaatgaaaatattccCAATATTTCTCCATCTTTCCCTTTACCATCATATCCATGCAATAAATATTGTG aAAAAGTAAAAGATGTTTGTTCAGCATATATGGCAATACTTGGTCCATATGTTAATTGTTCAGCTGTACAAAATGGAAATGAATTCTTCCCACATACAGGTACAGATTATGATTTGACAGCATATGGAGGCAGTGCAAATGAAGAGATTCAATGCTCTGGTCCAAATTTAGCATCAAATTCCACATCTGCACCAATAAAATTCTGTCCATCACCATTAATTTGGGTTGATTCagatacaattaataataaaagagcTTACCAAGAAACAACACCAAATTGTGTTTTACCATGTCCAACTAATGTATACACTGAAAAGGAATACAAAACTAAATTTTATTCAGAGGCAATTTTATTCAGTTTTTCAACAGCAtgttcattttatttaatttttacatttGGTGTTTTTCCAAATAAATATACAAATCGTAATTGGATTATTGTTTATCTTGGTATAACAGCTATATGTTTAGCAATAAGTTATGCAGTTCAAGAAGCTAGATATGGCGGTGGTGATTGGAGATGTACTTCTGATCCTGGTAGATATAAAAGTAGTGAGG atggaaCTTGTATTTTAGGTGGATTTTTCTTTCAAATTGGTGGTTTAGGTACTATTCTTTTCCTTTCATTATATAGTTTTGATATGTTTTTAACAATGAATATGA TGACAAATAAATACTTTATTCAAACATCAGTTGGAATGTGGgcattgattattttttatgcATTATTGCCAATTAAACATTATGAATCTTCAATTGCATCAGCTGGTTGTTGGTTATCAAATGAAGATAATATGTTTTGGcaatatttttgtttttatg TTCCATCTTATGTTGCAACCTTTTTTTTGGGAGTTTTCATTATAACCTCAATTTATAAAGTATTCAAAATGACTGTAATGTTTAAgtcaattaaagataaaagaattttattattaaat ataagatcaattatatttttaattgcaaTCATGTTTTGTGTTTCTTTTTCAACAATGTATCCATTATATGTAACatataatggtgatgatttttcaaaatcagtTGAAGTTTATGTTACATGTTTATATGCAAATATTCCAAATGGTAATGAAGTTTGTCCCCAAATTGTATTCCCTCAATTTTCATTGCGTTATATGAATGCAATTACAATGGCAATCATTGGTATTGTTGGTTTAATTGGGTTAGGTATTGATCCACATATTCTTCAAATTTATAGAGAATcaattagatttaaatttttattaggTTTAGTAGGTATTCAATGGGGTACTAACTCCCCACAACCATTAAAACAAGGTAGTACTACTGATTCATCATCAGGTTCTGGTAGTGGTAATGGTTctaatagtggtaataatagagAAAATAGAAAATCACAAAGAAAATCTCGTGGTGTTTCAAttggaatgaaaaaaattaatttatcagcTAGTTCTGAAAGTTCTAATAATTTACTCAACCAATCCACTCCtggaaatttaaatattaatgaaagTATTTCAAGTATTGAtacaagtaataataataataataataataataataataataataataataataataataataataataataataataataataataataataataataataataataataataataataataataataataataataataataataattatagtaacaataataataataataataataataataataatattgaaagaataaatagtgataatgtataa